AGCTGCTTTTCTGCCTCCAGCTCCGCGGGCAGGCCGTGGCAGTCCCAGCCGAAGACGCGGTTGACCTGCTTGCCGCGCATGGTCTGGTAGCGCGGGACGATGTCCTTGACGTAGCCGGTCAGCAGGTGACCGTAGTGCGGCAGGCCGTTGGCGAACGGCGGGCCGTCGTAGAATACGTACTCCTCGTCGCCGTCGCGCTCGTCGATCGACGCCTGGAAAGTCTGGTCGGCGGCCCAGAAGTCGAGGACTCGATCTTCCAGGGCCGGGAAGCTGGGGCTGCCCGAGACGTCGCCGAACTGGTCGGTGCGCGGGTAGGCGCCGCCTGCGGGGGTGGGCTTGTTCACGTGGGTCCTCCGTGGGTCGACTGGCCCCCGGCCGGAACCGGGGAAAGTGCCACGGGGACGCCTGTCGGCGCGGTACCACCCCGCTTGACCGCGTCCCTTCCGAAGGAAAGGCGCGCGGCCCGCTCATCATCCGGGCTGTGCGGGCCCGACCCGTCCGGTTCTACTGGGCGTCCGCCGCATGGGCGGCGGGCGCCGTTCTTCCGGAACGCTCCCCGGTGATTGCCGGATCACTGCGCATGTTCTGGATCAGTATAGACCGGGCGCCGCGCATCGGCGAAGCGCCCGTCCCCGGCCCCGCGTGGTGCGGGGCCGGGGCGGGCGCTCCCGGTCCGGCCGGCTTTGCGACGGGCGGCGCGGCGGTTGAGCCGCGGGCCCGCCGGGTGCGGCCGCTAGTTGTTGTAGCCGTCCGCCGGAGCGGCGGTCTCGCGGGAGTTGAGCTCCTCCAGCTGGGATTCCAGGAAGGTCTTGAGGCGGGTGCGGTACTCGCGCTCGAAGATGTGCAGCTCCTCGATGCGGGCTTCCAGCGCCTGCTGCTGCTGCTTCACCGTGGTCATGATCTCGGTGTGCTTGCGCTCGGCGTCGGCCTGCAGCTCCGCCGCCTTGTCGCGGGCGGTGGTGATGGTCGCGGTGGAGCGGGCGTCGGCGTCGGCGATCATCTGCTCGCTGCGCTGGCGGGCGTCGGTGAGGGTCTTCTCGGACTCCGACTTGGCGTCGGCGATCATCTGCTCGGAACGGCGGCGGGCGTCGGTGAGGGTCTCGTCGGCCTCGCGGCGGGCCTTGGTCAGGGTCTCCTGCGAGCGGGCGTCGGCGTCGGCGACGGTGCTCTCCGCGTTGTTGCGGGCCAGCGACAGCATCTCGTCGGACTCGCGCTTGGCGTCCGCGGTGAGGCGGTCGGCCATCTCCTGGGCCAGGCCCAGGACGCGGGCGGCCTGCATGTGGGTGTCGGCGGTGGCGGAGTCGGCGTCCGGCATGCCGGCGAAGCCCTGCTGCTGACCGCCGGCCTGGGCGCGGGACTCGGCGGCGGCGGCGCGGTCCTCGGCCTCGCGGACCCGGTCCTCGGCCTCGGCGCGCAGGCGGGAGGCCTGCTCGTCCAGGCGGCGGTCGTACTCGGCCCGGAGCTCGGCCTCGATGGACGCGCGCAGCGAGTCCTCGTCGACGCCGGAGGGGACGGACACGGGAGCGGAGGCGCCGGAACGGGCGTCCTCCAGGTCGCGCTCCAGGTCCTCGACGCGCAGACGCAGGTCGGCGTTTTCGTCCTGGAGCTCGCCCAGCGCGTCCTCGACGAGGTCGAGGAACTGGTCGACCTCGTCCTCGTTGTAGCCGCGCTTGCCAATCGGCGGCTTGCTGAACGCGACGTTGTGCACATCAGCTGGAGTCAGCGGCATGGAGAGTTCCCCTTCAAAATTTGTGGACCGGTATTGTCACGGGACGCTCCCCGCCGGTGATGGCCGGGAACCCGCGCGTCGGGGACCGGGCTACCGCCGTTGCGGGCGGAAGAACGCGATCCTCGAACGACGATACTTGTTTCTTCCCGGCCCATAGTACCGACATCACACCTGCAACACACGTCCAGTGCATCCCGAAAACCCCAGGATGCACCGGAGTAAGGTTCGTTCACACGCACCACAAACCCTAAACCTCCCGCTCAACCTGGGACTTTGCCGGATTCACCCGATTAGCCGAAAGTCCGCCTCCGATGTGGGCGAATCAACGAAATTTCACCGTCCCGACCCCTTTGCGACGTCCCCCGCCGCCGTCGCCGGTCGCCGAAAACGCACGAAAAGAACGAACCGGCGGGCCGCCGTGGGGCGGCCCGCCGGTTCGCGGGGCATCAGAAAGCGAGGCCCTGCAGCACCATGCGGAGGATCATGAGGATGAAAAAGAGCACGAGCACCGACATGTCCAGCTGCACCCCGCCCATGGGCATGGGCGGGATGACCTTCCGGAGCGCCTTCACCGGCGGGTCGGTGATGGTGAAGATCACCTCTCCGACGATGGAAAACGCCCGGCCCGGCTGCCACGCCCGCGAAAACGACTGGATCATCTCGATGACGATCCGCGCCAGCAGAAGGTACGTGAACAGCTGGACGAGGATGAGGAGGATGCCGAGGAAAGTCTGCACGCCTAGAGCTTAGACGGACAGGCGATCACGCTCGGCATCGGACAGCTCGACGCCCTCCGGCAGCAGCGTGAACCGGGTGCCGTCGGCCTCGATGCGGCCGCGCAGGGCGAACGCCAGGCCGGCGACGAAGTCCAGGTAGCGCTTGCGCTCGGCCGGCTCGAGGTCGACCAGATCGAAGACGACGATGTCGCCGTCGCGGAAGCTCTCGCCGATGACCTTCGCCTCGGAGTACTTGTCCAGGAATTCCGTCTTCGGGGTGATGTGGTGCACGGACGGCGCGACGGGGCGGTCCAGCGGGCGCAGGTGCGGGCGGCCGTAGGAGTCGTCGCGGTCCAGGTCGCGGTCGGCGCGCTCGTCGCGGTCGTAGTCGCGCACGGCGGAGCCGCGCGAGTAGCCGCGGCCGGAATCGCGGTAGTCGTCCTCGTAGTCGTCGGCGTAGCGGCCGGCCGGGCGGTAGTCGTCCTCGTAGGCGTCGCGCTCGTAACGGTCGCGGAAATCCGCGTCGTCCCGCGCGGGCGTCAGCCCGAAGAAGTCGGAAACCTTCCTGGAGATGTTGGACATGATCATCCTTTGCATGTCGTGGGTGATGGTGCGGTGCTGATCACAAAGGTACCCGGATGAAGGTTCTCCGCCGGGCCGACACGCCCGGGCCCCGCCTACTCCTCCAGGAGGACGACGATGCCCGCCTGACGACCGGTTTTGCCCTCCCGCCGGTACGAGAAATAGTCCGGTTCGGAGATCGTGCAGCGCGGTTCGGCGTTGATGTTCGTCACGCCCAGGCCATGCAGCTGCCGCATCAGGCCCGCGCGCACGTCGAGGCCCGGGGTGCCCCGGTCCGTGACGGTCCGCGACCCCGGCAGGTGCTTTTCGACGTCCGCCGCCATCGACTCGGGCACCTCGTAGGATTCGCCGCACGCGGCGGCGCCCAGCAGCGCATGGATGGATGAGGGGGACGCGCCGAGCCCGACCATGGTCTCCACCGTCCGCGCCACGATCCCGTTTCGCGCGCCGATGCGCCCGGCGTGGACCGCGGCTACGACGCCGGCGTCGTCGTCGGAAAGCAGGACCGGGACGCAGTCGGCGACCAGGACCGCCAACGCGAGGCCGGGCACGGTGGTGACGATGGCGTCCGTGGCGGGGACGGGCTCGTCGCGCGGGCCGTCGACGACGGTGACCGTGTTGGAGTGGATCTGCTCCATCCACACGAAGCGGGACGGGTCGAGGCCCATCCCCTCCGCCAGGCGGAGGCGATTCTTGGCTACGGCCGCGGGGTCGTCGCCGACATGATCGCCCAGATTGAAGGAGTCGTACGGGGGCGCGGAAAACCCGCCGCGGCGGGTGGTGAGCACCTTCCGCACGCGACGGGCACCGCTCCCCTGCGGGGAGGTCGGGTTCATGCGCCGGGGCCTACGCCCAACCCGGCAGATCGAGGCCGTCATCCTTGGGGGCGCGCTCCTCGCGGCGCTCCTCGCGGCGGCCGCCGCGGCGGTGCTCCCCGCGGTAGTCCTCGTCGCGGCGGGAACCGTCGGTGAACAGGCCGCCGGACACGCGGGTGCGCGGGGTGAAGCCCGCATCGCGGCGCTCCTCCCGGACCTCGTCGCGCACGACCGGCTCGCGGTCGCGGTCGGCGGCGCCCAGGTTGTCGCCGCCCGGCAGGCTCGCCGACGGATCCTCCGCATCGGGCTTCGGCTGCGACGGGGTGACCGTGGCCTTGCGGGCGCGGTCCTCGAAGCCGGTGGCGATGACGGTCACGCGGACCTCGTCGCCCAGGTTGTCGTCGATGATGGTGCCGAAGATGATGTTGGCGTCGTCGTCGGCCTGCTCCTCCACCAGCGAGGCGGCCTGGTTGACCTCCATCAGCCCGATGTCGGAGCCGCCCGCGAAGGACAGCAGCACGCCGGTCGCGCCCTCCATCGTGGTCTCCAGCAGCGGGGAGTTGATGGCCATCTCCGCGGCCTTCTGCGCGCGGTTCTCGCCGCGCGCCGAGCCGATGCCCATCAGCGCGGAACCGGCCGAAGCCATGACGGAACGCACGTCGGCGAAGTCCACGTTGATCATGCCCGGGGTGGTGATCAGGTCGGTGATGCCCTGGACCCCGTTGAAGAGGACCTCGTCGGCGGCGCGGAAGGCCTCCATCATGCCGATGTTCTCTTCGCCGATCTGCAGCAGCCGGTCATTCGGGATGACGATGAGCGTGTCGCAGGCTTCCTTGAGCTGCTCGATGCCCTCCATCGCCTGCTTGGTGCGGCGCTTGCCCTCGAAGGAGAACGGCTTGGTGACGACGCCCACGGTCAGCGCGCCGGCCTTCTTGGCGATCGACGCGACGACCGGCGCGGCGCCCGTGCCGGTGCCGCCGCCCTCGCCGGCGGTGACGAAGACCATGTCGGCGCCCTTGAGCGTCTCCTCGATCTCGTCCTTGTGGTCCTCCGCGGAAGTGCGGCCGACCTCGGGATTGGCGCCGGCGCCGAGGCCGCGGGTGGCCTCGCGCCCGATGTCGAGCTTGACGTCGGCGTCGGTGAACATCAGGGCCTGCGAGTCCGTGTTGACGGCGATGAACTCGACGCCCTTCAGACCCTCCTCGATCATGCGGTTGACGGCGTTGACGCCGCCGCCGCCGACTCCGACGACCTTGATCACGGCGAGGTAGTTATTCGGGGAGGTCATGTGGTTCAGCTCGCCCTTCCTTTGTTGCGTTCCCGGCTTTGTTGTCCGCCCCATCATCGTTCATGGAATGGCGCGGATCCGCCACCGAGCGCCCGGCGTGTCGGCACCCTCAAGTAGAGGTTGAGGGCTAGGTTGGGCCGCGAACCCGCTCCACGTGCGGCGACGCGGCCACAGCGGCGCCGCATCGGTTGCGCGGCGCCGATTCCGCAAGGGCGGGTGCGCGCCACCCGGTCCGCACCGCCCGTCCCGGAACGTCAGTTGCGCAGCGTCAGTTGCGCAGCGTCGGCTCGACCGGGTTGGACACGTTCCAGCGCTGGCCTTCGCGGCCCAT
This genomic stretch from Corynebacterium hansenii harbors:
- a CDS encoding DivIVA domain-containing protein; translated protein: MPLTPADVHNVAFSKPPIGKRGYNEDEVDQFLDLVEDALGELQDENADLRLRVEDLERDLEDARSGASAPVSVPSGVDEDSLRASIEAELRAEYDRRLDEQASRLRAEAEDRVREAEDRAAAAESRAQAGGQQQGFAGMPDADSATADTHMQAARVLGLAQEMADRLTADAKRESDEMLSLARNNAESTVADADARSQETLTKARREADETLTDARRRSEQMIADAKSESEKTLTDARQRSEQMIADADARSTATITTARDKAAELQADAERKHTEIMTTVKQQQQALEARIEELHIFEREYRTRLKTFLESQLEELNSRETAAPADGYNN
- a CDS encoding YggT family protein, which produces MQTFLGILLILVQLFTYLLLARIVIEMIQSFSRAWQPGRAFSIVGEVIFTITDPPVKALRKVIPPMPMGGVQLDMSVLVLFFILMILRMVLQGLAF
- the sepF gene encoding cell division protein SepF, which produces MSNISRKVSDFFGLTPARDDADFRDRYERDAYEDDYRPAGRYADDYEDDYRDSGRGYSRGSAVRDYDRDERADRDLDRDDSYGRPHLRPLDRPVAPSVHHITPKTEFLDKYSEAKVIGESFRDGDIVVFDLVDLEPAERKRYLDFVAGLAFALRGRIEADGTRFTLLPEGVELSDAERDRLSV
- the pgeF gene encoding peptidoglycan editing factor PgeF produces the protein MNPTSPQGSGARRVRKVLTTRRGGFSAPPYDSFNLGDHVGDDPAAVAKNRLRLAEGMGLDPSRFVWMEQIHSNTVTVVDGPRDEPVPATDAIVTTVPGLALAVLVADCVPVLLSDDDAGVVAAVHAGRIGARNGIVARTVETMVGLGASPSSIHALLGAAACGESYEVPESMAADVEKHLPGSRTVTDRGTPGLDVRAGLMRQLHGLGVTNINAEPRCTISEPDYFSYRREGKTGRQAGIVVLLEE
- the ftsZ gene encoding cell division protein FtsZ encodes the protein MTSPNNYLAVIKVVGVGGGGVNAVNRMIEEGLKGVEFIAVNTDSQALMFTDADVKLDIGREATRGLGAGANPEVGRTSAEDHKDEIEETLKGADMVFVTAGEGGGTGTGAAPVVASIAKKAGALTVGVVTKPFSFEGKRRTKQAMEGIEQLKEACDTLIVIPNDRLLQIGEENIGMMEAFRAADEVLFNGVQGITDLITTPGMINVDFADVRSVMASAGSALMGIGSARGENRAQKAAEMAINSPLLETTMEGATGVLLSFAGGSDIGLMEVNQAASLVEEQADDDANIIFGTIIDDNLGDEVRVTVIATGFEDRARKATVTPSQPKPDAEDPSASLPGGDNLGAADRDREPVVRDEVREERRDAGFTPRTRVSGGLFTDGSRRDEDYRGEHRRGGRREERREERAPKDDGLDLPGWA